GGTGTTTTTTTAATGGCATTTGAGTAAATTAGTGAGAAAGGGGAGGGTAATTAAATTATCTAAATATGGTAAgtagaaccgggactcctattctcGGAtgtcccaaaatagaaaaatgggactGCTATTGCTGGACGGATGGATTACATATCAAAAGGGAAAATGGGAAATAAAAAGGGCAAAACTAAGAACAAGGAAAATagggggaaaaggaagtaatTATGAAAAATGTCTAAAAGGAACACCGAAAATATACTCTAGAAAAATAGGAAGAAATGGAAGAACCGGAAAAcgaagaatgaaaaaaataaaatgagaagaagaaaaaggaaacTTTTTAGAAGATAATCTAATGAAAAAATGGGAGCCTTtgaattaaatatgtatattcgTCGACATTGATTGACGAAAATAGGGAAGCGGGTTGGGCTATTTTTTCTTAATGAGAAAACGGCCCAATACAAAGTATATCCAAATTGGTAATTTTTAAGTATAATTAAAGTTGTGGGGTGTTATATTGCTAagtcaatacttaattgctaactacaattaaataatagcccttatatatttaaatcaaAGGCCTAGATCATGAGTcccgaaatgtcaatacgataaaaaaacgtcaataagggtattaaggtcaaattacaataaattaattgtaactaactcttgaaaaatatcacataactttatAACACAtaactttcttgatttaaattatattttcgcacaacatatatcaaattaaagataatttcataatgATTCTAATGAGATCttacttgcatatgttccgatgtcaaaatttgaaaaaaaaaattaaaaatttttaattttttcgtacagcgacaaatatcaacatagtatataaaatatgtcaatataatacatgtagaatgtcattattaaagcaatgtgttgacattctcaaagcattgtgttgatattttcaaaacactacattgatattttcatccaaaaccctaatttgggagtagttttttttatctttttcgatttaattattaaaaataaaaattacatgtgacaaattttagaccactagatttctaaaaccctatggtcttaaattagttatagttagcaactatagagtgagttagcaattgatcactccccattaaaattaatagtagaatataattaattactccatatcACAATTTGGTATCGACGTAAGCCAAACTCAAACACGACATGCTAATAAAAATCTCAACCAGAACCAAGAATTAACCCTACATTGATTATTTGCATATATTGTTATAGGTATTTACTTATGTGGTCTAGTATTTTTGTGTTTACTATTTATATAAAGATAAATTGCGATTTTTAATATACATGAGAAAATTATATTACGATATTTGAGAAAATAAGACCTTATGGAGTTAACTTCACTATCGATTCCTACGATTAGTTTAGTTATCcttgaaataattatatatagtgTAAATTACAATGTACATTAActttgcattttcttttatttttccgaCTTCAACTACCATACTTTAGTTGATTGAAATTTAGTTAacaatggagtattattttggaatTGTACTAGAATACTATAAgctactccatctgtcccatagaaataggtcatatttcatttttcgtccgtcccatataaatagttcatatccatttatgacaacacttttttccttctcttttactttatcatttatgggtcacgctatccactacacaatttcaattactttttcttcttctctcttactttaccaaattatacattaaaactcgtgtcaaccCTAAAGggtctatttctatgggacggatgaagtatatatTTTGAGTGATAGAAATAATTAAGTAATAGATTATGACAGATTGAACAAATTCGAATTGTTTAACTATTTGATCATTCATCACTCAAAGTATATGTTTACAAGTTAGGCAGACTAATTTTTTCAAGGGTAATTGGATACAAAGATATAAAATAAGTTACCAAATATTATGTTAACTATACAACAATTAATATGTTGTGTTATGTACAAGTCTCACATTTTTCTATAAAAAGATGTGGCATCTAATAAGTTAGGTACACTACTTTATTCCagttttattaaaaatggatTATGTATTTAATAAGTTAGGAGtactaatttattattttattccaagtGTAATACGATACAAAGCTATGAATTAAGCAACTAAATAGTACTATGTAAATTAATGTGTCAATTTCGTATAAAAAaggggagtataatttaattttctatgTACGTAATATGTAGATAGCAATACCGTATGAAATTGGAAATAATAGTAACTTGTACATGATCATAACAAATTAACAATGTTTTTGCTTGAAcagacaaataaaaaatgttcTTAAAAAGACAAATAAAGAATATAAAAACGACAAACAAAGACAAATTTGAACAGAAAAAAAGTAATAGAAATTATTGGCCCATGCAGgtttcgaacctgcgaccttcGCGTTATTAGCACGACGCTCTAACCAACTGAGCTAATAGGCCTTTTTGATCTGATGTCTtgaacattataaatatataagacgTAGATTACACGTCATTGGTTTcagaatattattttaaaagttAAAGAGTTGGTTTAAGTCTTCTCAAAGtaacaaatataattatacaataaatatatttataaattcatTAAACGTTATGTGTAGTCTTCCAGCTTCTGCTTTTTTATGGCGACTCATGTGATCAATTTTTTCGCAACTAACTCATTGGTAGATTGAAATTCTGTTTCCGTTTTTAGTGCTTTGCAATTCTCATTGATTGTTGGAATTATTCTCTATCTTCCTATTCAACTCactattagtttattttttgtttttcattaaCAACAACCTATTCAGTTAGATTTATTacccttttttttatattttaatgcatttgaTTTGTTTGAGTTTGGACAAAACTGTACGCTCTATTCTTGTAGTTAAATTACACTAAATTCAAAACTCCAAACTTACACCTTGGTTCTGTACAAATGAAATTACAGAGGTGAGGCAAAAACATAAGCATTAACTAAGCACAATAATACAAGAACATATGAATAAACATTACAAAGCCGAAGGTTTCCTGATCTTATATAAACAATCTATATTCTGTTATCAAATAGTCATTAAGTATATTAACATACAAAATCATCTTGTCAAATTCATCTCACCCACGATACAGAATCGACCTCATCCCTCGCCTTCTTGTACAGTTCAAGCCGTTTCGCCATCTGCTGCCTCTTCTCCATCAAGGTTGGATCTTCATCGAGTAAGTCACCAAGTTGCTTTCCCTGCAACACAGGCCAAAACAGCATCAAAAAATATCAGGAATTTGGAGGGAGATGTTCATATATGTCAGATGGAAATGAATAATAGTTATACCTCTCTTTTCCCAATGTGTGTGTAGAAGTAGCTGAGTAAATTCTGTTTTGCTTCCTTGACTTGGCAATGGACGACGGCCTTCGGTATTGTGTTCTTCAGATTCTCAGATACCATATTCACATAAGATGATACATTTGATCCTATCCTCCTGAAATGCCCATCCCCATAACGATCAAGGGTCACCGCTTCAGCACCTGAGCCGTCGCGTGGATTTTCCCGTGGATTGTCCCTTGGGTTTACTCGTGGATTCCCACCTGGGTTTGCTGCTCTCTCGATTTCTTGTGGAAGTCTTCGGAAAAACTCAACTGTGAGATATGAGGCTTCCATATCAACCAATCTAATGGCTGTTTTCTTGCCTTCTGCACGAAACCGTTCCAGAGCTTCACTGGTTGCTGCTGCTATAGTTGATTGCAGACTTGGGAATCGTCTCAATTCCTGTTCCATTGAGGATGTTTTAGCACCAGCATAATAAACCATGAAACAGTTTCACGTATCAACTCATGTCAGAAGGTTACCTGACACTCCCCAATCGACTTCCTCACGAGTTCCTTCAAGACAAAGTGAACCTGAAAAACGGCTTTCGGGTCAATCATTGATGCTGAAATGGAGTATTGACATCTAGCTAGTACTACCTGGTAAAGTAATATTGCATCTAATTTAAAAGGTACTTACAGCATCAACAGTTGCTTCAGCAGGCCCCCTGAAATAATTCAGTGAGCCCTCAATAAGTCGTCTATAACCTTGCTCAGGAGCAATCAAGTGTGGCTGATAACCGTCAGCTTCTGAAACAATTCTTTTAACGTTCTGCAGAGAGAGATGTCGATCAAATGGAAGCTTTTTTAAAGCAGCTGGTAGTTGATTGTCAAAAACACCATAAATCCGATCCCCCCCTGGCCGGCTGAAATAATCAACATCAACTTATTAGAATCTTCGACAACTTCAAAGGCATCCAATTCAGAAGCCTACGCAGATAAGAATTATAAGACGAAAATACGAAATTAGGGAGAATCTAACCCTCCGTCAAGATGCTCCTTGAATATCTTATCAAAAGCTCGACAAAGTTCTAAGATGGTGTATAGTTGAGCCTGAAACACATCAGTTGCTTAAAGTTAAAACCAATAATCAGGGTGGGAATGAAAGAACTCGAAAAAGTACTCACCCCTGCATCAACTGCAACAGGCCTTCCAAGGTGATCCAGCTCAGATTCGAGCTCATCAATACTTTTGTTTATTAAGGAAGTAATACTTGGAATTCTTGCCCTTATTACACTTTCCAAGTGCTGAAATAGAAAAAACCAACCATATGAGATCCATCAAATATTGCTAATATGGACATCAAATTacaattcacaaataaattGTACCCCGGATAGAAGTTTTGCAAGATACTCAGAGCCCATTCTACTCGCCAAGTGTGAATAGTCAGGACTTGTAGCAAAGTACTCACGCTCGTTTCTCCTAGCAGCCATCATATCAACATGCTTATTGATATCTGCCTGTGAACGATTGACTATACCAACCCAGGGAAGTTGTAAGCGATAAGATCTGCCTTCCAGAACCTATTTAGGTAACGCATAACAAAAAGTATTAGTTAAAACGCTCATGTTTtctttatactccatataatatGTACACAAGCTAACAAATGTGAAGGCAGGGGAACCAAAAAAACAGGGGAACATCTTGAAAAAGAGGAAATATAATCAGATGTAGTAATGAAACAGAGCAGAATGAAACAAGAAAGTAGCTAACCAATGACCATATAATATGTACACAAGCTAACAAATGTGAAGGCACATATACTGAAGTTAAAAACAGGAAAATTCCCTTATCACTGAAACAGAATTTGCTATcccaaattaattaaagtttcatTCACCTTGATGAAAATGAATATCATCATCTCAGATTTCTAAATGAAAAAATCACTGCCGATCCATATTCTTATTGGGAGAGAATGTGGGGTTAGTTTACCTCTAGTGCATTAGTTCCTTTGTCCATCAGATCCAGCTTTGTCAGCACCCCAAATGTCCGTTCTCCTGTATACCATTGCATGAGTTGAAAGGCATACCTAGTTATATATACAAACTATTGAACCTTTACACTCTTGATTTGTCAAATGAGAAGCAAAACTCACCCGAAGGATCTACGTCCCTCGAAAGCTTAATAGCATCCGAAGTTGCTATATCTTgattagctggagaaattgccaGTATGATGCAGTTGGGCTGCATTGAatcaaaaaatgaagaaaaatatcatgaatgaaaacaaaagaaaagaaaaccaaAAGAAGTAGATAAGTGTAACGGACAAATATACTATGTATATATAACAAAAATGGACTTCACTAAAACAGTAATTCAGTGAAGAAGTTGACAATGTTTAATCAAGCCTTTGTGGTTATGGACTAATTATGAGACATCATTACATCAATACCAGTTAATTTATACTGTAAGTACTACATTTACATGTACAGTCAggttcatttataaaaattataaggGTAACAGAGCAAGAATGTTAGGAAAATATGTACAAAATTCAAGATATTATTATCATTACCTTCTCAACATAGGAGCGAACCATATTTTCAATGTCCTCGACCACACTGTCTGGTTGCCCCTCTGCAAGATAAAAGTTTTACATTGGACAAAGTCCCCATGAATGGAAGATAGTACTAAAAATATAAAGAGGGAAAATATACACTTACCAACAGCAACTTTTGTCAAACCAGGAAGATCAATCAGGGTTAAGTTAACAACTGCAAGAAATATTCAAAAAGCATCAGTGGGTAGAAAACTAGTTACACTAGAAGCAAATATGGTAGTTAAAGATTTAACGATGTTTAGCCAACAAACACTACTTCAGCTCCAGGAAAGAATACCATCGGGGGAATAGATGCTTAGATGAATAGGAATAGGAGAAATCTGTTTTGTTTTCCCGGTCACTCTATCAGTTTCATCTTGAATCTCCTTGCGAACCAAGGCTGCAACACAAACAGTTCGCCAATCATGAGAACAAAGAGAGGAAATGTATCAGAAACCACCGTTACCAATTTCACATAACCCTAAAACGTTAACTATTCTAATCATTTGTTATTTCCCTCCAAAATATCGATTTACTCACCTTTTCCTATAATCGAAATCGATAGACTAAGAAGTACTAACTTCTAAAGACTAAATAAATATGCAGAATCAAGTTTCCTTAACAATAATGCATGAAATGTTGCACATACAGTAATCAGTGAAACGCTTCTTCGGTAAATGCCCAAACTCTGCATATTCCTCCTGTCCTTCTTCAGTATGCTGCAGTTGCAACACCAGAGGTCGCCGTGTAACGATGCCTAAACTCATAGAATCCGGAAAAGGACGCATCAGATATTGAGGGCTAATGATCGAATCAACACCAATACCAGCACAAAAACATTCAATTCTTCCTCAACAATCGAAATTACATAAATTGAATAACCAACCAGAGCCTCGAGGAAGAAAATCCCGTCCGACGATGCTCTCCAGCACTGATGACTTCCCCGAACTCTGCCAATTTCATGAGATTCtccatttaaaaaatgaaaaccaGTAATCCTAGGGCTAAAATCAACAAATTCCTTGTTGTGCCAACCAAAAGGTAAGATTCCCCTCGTGATCAGCGTTGACATGCTCGTTTCTCCAAATATATACACTAATAAACTAAGCTTTAACCTCTTTTGAGTGAATTGTAACTAACTAAGCAAAACGCAGATAATAAGCTAACCTGGCCACCAACGACGGCGACGGAGGGGAGAGCGTCCCACAGAGAAGAGAAAGCCTGCTGATCGCCGCCGTAGTCTCCTAGAGAAGTGCAGGCCCGCTGTATTCTGTTCACAAGCCCAATCAAACTCTCCATCGTCGCCATCTCAACGTTAAAATTTcaagtcttcttcttcttcctcctcctaaAGAAAGGCGGCAGGAGCAGCAAAGTTGAAGGAGCGATTACCGTTTGACTCCAAACACGGAGGAAATTTGAAGGTGGAATAATCAGCGAAACTTGGaacaaaagaaaacagaaataaGATGAAgaaacaattggaagaaaagagaaagaCGATAGGATGGACCGGGAATTTTCAAACTTTCAATAGTAATACTAATATTGCCAGGGGTCTGTGCTAACCTACGCCCTTGGAAAATAACAAGAATGCTCGGTAAAATTTATGAAATAGTagttttcttatattttattgCGCGGCacgtgtttttttttgtaatgaaTATGGTTAGCCAGATTATTTAGAGGGATTagctatatttaattatatttaatttgtagAGCCCCCACCTCCATGGCTCCAAGTAATAGAGTAGCTTTCTAATTTCGAGCTATGTTGCCCATTCCtacaaataattatagtattacGGCTACTGTTTAATTACTATTAGTactgtatttaattataatcatGTTGGTTTTTAAGGGAAGTTTTCAAGTGCTCGTTGGTAAGATCGTCACATGAgttataaaaaagaaagaaaatgaaaaggcTAGCCATTATCAATGTAGTACTATtcttttactcttttttttaattcacattttcaatttgattggattatttttattaatataaaatctggaaatccaaattaaaattaatactcctatattaacattatatttttatattagatataatacggagtatattttatttaaatatattttttatctaCATATATCAAACCAAATGAGTatgataattaaaaaataataagtatGTTTCAGAGTAttggattttttaaattttatttcgaCTTGGTTCGTACTCGGAATTCAGACTTAGTTACAAATTTTagattttcaaatttgaatttaagggctaatttatatagtattaaattaataaaagtttTATCATACCTAAAATCTAAATATTCACACATATTGCCTAGATTTAATGTACGAATTAAAAATTGCACATCTTCATATTTGATCTTTAAAGAATTCATCGTCGAATTACAATAAACTGTatgtagaatttttttttccggaGAAAGATATAGAAATTGAAGCCTTAAGAGTTAAGACATTACTTTAACACTACATGTGTATATATTGTTGGTATTATCTAGATGGTTGGTTGATGACTTGTGGAAGAATTAGATGTTCTAGAAGCAAGCCATTATATTCAATATAGTACTTCCTTTGACAGTTTGActctttgattattttattattcaaataataaatcagtatattggagatttatataaaaaaaaattcgatttaATTCAATGTCCACAATGAAGCTAGCAACATTAAAGGATGAAATCAGGTAAGTGGGCTGGGGGATTTTTATTAATGAGAAATAGGCCCAATAGAAGTTAAATCCAAGAAGTTAATTTAGGCTCTATAATTTTGCTCCAACTTGCTTACCAAATTTTTTAAGCATCATAACTTACTTCAGtttttattcttttgtttaGGGAATTACTTCAGTTTCAATAATCAACATTTGAGGGATAACTTAAGCATAATCATGATTCCATGAACACTCATGTATTCCCAAAAGCCCCTAACActttccttctttttttctaGAGAAAGGCGCGTAACAACGTAACtcataaaattcaaataataacGAAAACTTAGCTCTCCCTCGTGTGCACGTGCACGTGCACGCACGGTATGTTCAAAGAAGTAGGGAGAAGGTGGATTAGCAGGGATATTGTGCTGCGTGCATAGTAAGCGTGc
This DNA window, taken from Salvia splendens isolate huo1 chromosome 18, SspV2, whole genome shotgun sequence, encodes the following:
- the LOC121777168 gene encoding phragmoplastin DRP1E-like — its product is MATMESLIGLVNRIQRACTSLGDYGGDQQAFSSLWDALPSVAVVGGQSSGKSSVLESIVGRDFLPRGSGIVTRRPLVLQLQHTEEGQEEYAEFGHLPKKRFTDYSLVRKEIQDETDRVTGKTKQISPIPIHLSIYSPDVVNLTLIDLPGLTKVAVEGQPDSVVEDIENMVRSYVEKPNCIILAISPANQDIATSDAIKLSRDVDPSGERTFGVLTKLDLMDKGTNALEVLEGRSYRLQLPWVGIVNRSQADINKHVDMMAARRNEREYFATSPDYSHLASRMGSEYLAKLLSGHLESVIRARIPSITSLINKSIDELESELDHLGRPVAVDAGAQLYTILELCRAFDKIFKEHLDGGRPGGDRIYGVFDNQLPAALKKLPFDRHLSLQNVKRIVSEADGYQPHLIAPEQGYRRLIEGSLNYFRGPAEATVDAVHFVLKELVRKSIGECQELRRFPSLQSTIAAATSEALERFRAEGKKTAIRLVDMEASYLTVEFFRRLPQEIERAANPGGNPRVNPRDNPRENPRDGSGAEAVTLDRYGDGHFRRIGSNVSSYVNMVSENLKNTIPKAVVHCQVKEAKQNLLSYFYTHIGKREGKQLGDLLDEDPTLMEKRQQMAKRLELYKKARDEVDSVSWVR